TGCAGTATACTGAACACTGTTTAGAGTGTAAACTTTACATCAGTGTGCTAGCAGAAGAGCATCTAAGAGTgatacaaagcaaaaaaactgGCTAATCAGGTTTCAATATTGAAATGTAGAGTAATCCTAACAGTTTACACGTAGAGGAAAAAGTATATTAGCCTCTTTATTGCTAACATCTTAGTTCTCATTTcaggtaaaaatattttaatagacaAAAAGATCTCTAAAGTCTTTAAGATAATAGTTTACAAACCTAAGGAACTCAAGTGTAACATGACTTGTGTTCTAATAGCTGCAgtttaaataaagcaaagcacttGAATGTGCTTATGCTGATACACTACATTCAACTGAATTACGTGGGACTAATCAGATGTATGATGTTGCTCTCAGGCTTAAATGCCTTGCTGGATTGTGATCTAGAGGATGAAATGTGCTTTCATGTTTGGGTCTCAGATGTAACTTGATAGATTTTCTGTACCTATGTATACAGTTCATTTTAACTGCCAACTGTACATTTAATCTGGAATTTGAATGATAGTCTGTATTCTTAACCATATATCATAGCTGTTCATGCATACAattatgttgatttttttacttACAAAATACCATTAAATGCAGTAGCCGTGAGAACTGTAAATTGTGCTTAAGCTCTTTCTGTTTGGAAATGAGTTTAAGGAATTGTTGAGCTGTCTGCTAAATTAAGTAAATCCCAGCCTTCAGAAAGGGGTCCacaatgcagaaaaatgtgGGCATGTAAGTGGTAAGTATTAAATTGTAGGAACTTTTTGTGAAGAAATAATTAGTTTCTATGAGTAAATAATTTGCTGGTTCCCCTAGTCTAATTACAGTAAGTATTTGGACAGACCCTTCTTAAAAATCtagtatttcttctttctataAAGGACCATTCTGAGGCTGCAGAATGAGGCCCTGTATGCTTAGGAAATGCTGTCATTAGTACTGCTTATATTTTGAAGAACAGATGAATTTTTCAATGTCCTCATTTGGTGACCAGAATATTTTGAGCTGCAATGGTCTTAACCTTGGACTCAGGAGAGCCTTGTTCAGCTTGGGCAAATCTGTCAACTCTGCACTGATAGTGGTAGAAGTGAATTTGGAAATTGGTATGACCCTCAGAAGAATGCCTGTCCTGAAAGTTACTGTATGCATAAAAGGTTAAAGCAATAGGGTTTTTACCttggtttctggttttatatttttatgtagtCTTgtgggggaagggggaaatcGACTTTATTGCAGCAGTCATCCTCTCTCCTTGTTCTTTTAATGAGATAGGAATGCTGGGTACATGAgggcaaaataaaatcaaatctctGTGTGTTTACAAATGAACAAACTCTGGCTTTTCCTAAGCTTTGAGGATTTGACTTCCATGTCTTAATGTGATTCTGGCATAGTTCTGATGTCATTTCCTTGCAAGCAAGCCAGGTTACAGCTGTACACTTCAGAACATTTCctattttattcctgttttattCCCCTGTGTAGTCATCAGGCCTTGTATGTTCTGTATGCTGCTTTTCTTATATTCTCACTAGAATAGTGGTAATGTTGCTGAGATTAGAACTAGAACCccacaaatattttcatgtaaaatgAAGGGTATGGGAAATTGCTTATGTGTCTgtctttgaattatttttctggtaCTGAGTGCTTGGCTAAACAGGAAATTTTGGAGCCTTCATGCAAACATCTTCTAATCACTGGGCACATGCATACTGGTTGTGTTTTCTCTGAATAGTTACTCCCAAGCACTATCTgtattaacattttcatttaggtTTTATTCTTCCGTACTGATAAATAAATTACTAGTAAGACATATCAGAAATAGGTGGCTGATGCTTACTGTTGAAGTTAGGAAGATCTGAAGTTTGAAAGctttgaataattatttttaatgaacagTGACCTTGGTGAACAGCTGGAGGTGCAAAGACTAAAAACTGAAGAGGAGATGGTGTGATGATTCCATGTGTTCAATTTTCTTTAAGGTGTATGGGACTATATTGACTtaggttttaaaatgtttgtggGAAGGTTATTAGTAAAACAGTATGACAGAAGGATGGTGGGATTCTGTAAGAGTTTGTACACGTTACCAAAGGTGACAATACCAAATTATGCCAACTGTAAAAAAGTGGCAGTTTGCTGAACTTCATCATCACAGATgagaggtttttttatttctgtatttcagaaatggtTTGATTAATGCATTTGGTGTTCTCTTGGGTTTTTAAATACTATTATTTAAGCCTCCGTTTGTTTTTTGGCGTCTCAGTGAATAGTCCCATTGGGACCTTTTTCCATATAGCATCTTCTTCCTAGTTTTAACActtcagatgaaaaaactgaCAAAGATAAATTTGCAATAGCTTGACTTAATTCCAGTGGCTTTTGAACAGCCTGAACAGTCCTGGTCATTCTAATCAGTCATTCTGGTCTAAATGTGTTTTGCCCAGTAACTTCACTTTCCTCTGTATGGTTCTTCTACTAAATAAAGCATTAGTCTATgaatctttaatttttattttttttttaatggtggtGTTTGGCTGAAAGATGCTGAGGCTGTGAGCTGTAAATGAGAGATCAGaagaatggaaataaaacaaGGGGATTTAGCTATTTAAGCTTTTGGTATGTTCAGATCTTTTCATTTCCTGGATTTACAGTAGCTTGTACTCAAGAATTACCCATTAGGCCCATGATGTCTAGGAGTGGGCTACTATTCTCTTATGGTGGTAGATGACAGTGGCAGAGTACTCTCTGTATTACaagtactggaaaaaaaatgtgattaaaCTCTAATGACTTACTATAACTCcgtttttctgtgctttttttgtttccttttcacccatgtgtttttctgctgaaaCTGTTGCTGTGCATATTCTGTTGGAATAGCTGCACAGCACTGTATATTCTTTCTGACATGAGCAGTTTGGTTGGAATTCTTATTTTCACTTgtttgtattgttttgttttgttgtttttttttttttttttttttatttggatcTTACTGAATCTCATTGAtacataaaatgaagaaatgcctTTCTCCTGGCTTCTGTCTACATAGACTGCAGCTTCTTTGAATCTTCTAGTTCCTTTTTACAGTGCTTGCTTCAATGGGGCTTTGAATTTTGGCTGGAGTCTGCAGGAGCTTGTGTGCCATTTGCACAAGTTTTCTAATCTCTTTGTCTGAAATGCGTGTcttttatttatctttcaaTACTTTTAAGTAAGAAATTTTTTGAAAATTAAGTATAACCAGGAAGGTGCTGAGCTGAACACCAGCATGGACATGTTTTCTGCTTATTAATGCTTTCAAGCAAGGACCTTGGCTTTTTCATTCTCATGCTGTTCAGACAGCAGCATATGAATTTATGCAGAGCTACCTCATTGATTTTCATAGTACTTGTTAATGCCATTTGCGTTGTCTACTCTGTTTTTCATAGTGATTTGGCTTCTTGTACTTTGATGATGCTGcctagtggggtttttttgttttaattttttttccttatgctttCCCACCTGTAATTTGTAGTGCAAATATTTAGAAAGAAGCAAGAATTCTGTCTGGGCCAAGAAATACTAATTTGTCTTCTTGATCCTAATGAGTAACTGATCCTTGTGGATGTAAGTTGTATCTCCTCTCAAAATCAATGTAGTGATTTTTGTTCCCAGCAGTGGTCCTAGTGATTTTGGaatgaagttattttcttcagtaactgactgtatttcaaaatcagagaatcatagaatagttagggttgcaaaggaccttaagatcatctagttcaaacccccctgccacagacaggggcaccacacactaaaccatgtcacccaagactgtccaaactggccttgaacacaaccggggtggagcattcacaacttccttgggcagcctgttccagtgcctcaccacccttacagtaaagaacttcttccttatatctaacatgAACTTCTATTGAAGTTTGatcccattaccccttgtcctagcacTATAAcacctaatgaagagtccctcttcagcatccttgtaggccctcttcaggtattggaaggctgctatgaggtcttcatgcagccttttcttctccaggctgaacagctccaactttctcagcctgttttcagatGGGAGGGACTCCAGCCCcatgatcaccctcgtggccctcctctggacttgctccggcaactccatgtccttcttaatgtaaatgaaaacaactCCATAAAGAAATCTTGAAACTGCCTCACCGTGTTTCAGATTTCCTCAGGAATAGCCTGTTAGATGAATTAACTGTTTCAATGTCCAGGGCTTGCTTTTTCAAAACTCAGATTACATACATCTCCTTCAGAGGGAAATTGAAACTCAGCCAGCCAGAGTACATTCATATTGAGAATAGCAGCTCCTAGTTTAACCTTGAAACAGGTGTAGGTGTCTGCGGGAAAGGTACATAGGAGCAGAAAAAGGTGCTTTAAGAAAGCTGAAACATATTGGAGGGAGGGTGTTAACTTAGTAATGGTTACCTTCTGTGTTCCAGAAGACTTTTGGAGACTTCAGCAATACTATTCTAAGTCCTACCTACTCTACCATACAGACAGATGAAAATCATAATTataggaaaacaaatggaaTAAAGTATTTTGCTGCTTACTACTGGGAAGCATTCATAAATCTGTCAGCTCTTAGCAAGGAGAAAGGATTTTAAGTGGAAGTtatgttgaaaaaaaaccaaaactcacAAAACAAGTTGTCTCAGTGAAATGGCAGTGCCTGTGGAGCAGCTATCAAGAGGTCAGAGCTCAGTTGTCTGTGTCAGAGGTCCAGTGATTTAGTGTTTTCTGCTGTGGTATGAAGTTGTGCGTGTAATCACTGTTGCATATTAATtacagggagagagggagggtaAGTGGGTAAAGGTTGAAACAATTCATACTTTCCTTTGTACACACAGAGTCATTAACTTGCTTTTCAaaacctgtggggtttttttggctgaTATCACTTTTGTCCATGTACAGATGTTTGTGCCTGTCTGAAGGCCTGTTTCTGAGAGCTTGGATATTTCTCTTTACTTTCtttaaattaatgtttctaGCTGTCTACCTTTTCCTGTCCCTTCGTCTACCACATGCcatagctcccacatctgtcctaaagcagaaaaattgttATCACAAACTTTCTTACCGATATATGTAGCTTCTTCTTATGTTCTTCTGTTCACAGTTGTGTTACTGAATTATAGTGCAGACTACACTTGCATCTCCAAGAAGCAAGAATTCTGATGGGGGAATTGTGTGTTAGTCcatgtttattaaaataagttatgtattttcttctactTCTTTTCCTAGACAATTCACATTTCCTAGTTGGACATGTATTTCTGTGTCTGAAAGTACACATTCAGAAACATCAGCTGTAGTTTTGAGTACTTTGATGTTGTTGAACCATAAATGCCAGAACTCAGTCATATAGCCTCCAATAGTTTTTAAATAGTTTCATTGGCAAGAAGCTTTTTCATGACTTCATTCAGCCCATGACTGTGGTGTAATTATGTCTCCTCATCTGCgtgttctgttttattttagtcATTCTTCTGATCCCTGGGATGATCTCTGACATGTTGTTTGTTAACATTAATTGATGTGGGGCATCCGCTAAGTACTGTCAGTTTTTCATCCGACAGACACTAACTTCTGAACATGGTTCCGCGTAATTTGCACAGTTATGTGCTGACTGGTTAGTGCATCCAGTCTGCTTAAGGTGTGGGGGGTAAAGTATCACTATCAGATGGAAGTTGAAGGGatcaaatgctctttttttctgtcatctcccccctcccccccattcAGTAGCACTCTGTATAATTATTGATAATAATTGATCTGTATCCTGTAGTTCAAGTAAAAGTTGTAATCTTTCTTTATGGTGCTCATTACAACACACAGGGCATAATGTCAGTTGGAGAATTGTTCTAGGAAGTAGGAGTGTGGGGACATTTCTCAGCTTAGTTTGAACAAGCACCCATGTTAAGTGTGGTTTATATAAGTAGCTTATGCTAGTGGAAGGAGTATAACTCAAACATTGTTTTTGTTATTAAATCACAGATTGTTGAAGTACAAGTTTCAAATGGGGGTGCTTGGTTTTCTTGGACAGTGTGATCAAATCCTTGTCTGAATtccttggaaaaataaattctttttacAGTGGTACATGGAGTTACATTAACTGTCGTTTGTGAACAATTTAAGACTTGTCTTCATTTGAACATTCAAGtaaacaaataagcaaatagCAAAACAGCCAAAATTACTTCTGTGTGTATCAGGAGGCCTCATACTTGTGCTGTCTGGATAGCACAATTTGAGGGACAAATGAAAGGGGCAAAGAGGTTTCATGCATTCCAGTGATGTATCTGTGGTTGTCCATGGTTGTCCATGGTCCGGTATACTAATTACCCTCCTTTTCTTTGCCACTCTGTTCTCCAGTGGCATCTATTTTCAAGGAGTTTAGCTGCTGACTCTTTGGCATGCTCCattcattatttcagttttgtttccaaTGCTGCAGTCCTTTGAATTTTGGCACTCTTGTATTTCATCCAAGATTTTGTTACTTGTGTTGATTTTTCTAGGCCCTGTACAGTATTACTTTTCTGTCTGCAAATTGCTACCTGAGTTTTTCGTGCACTTGCTGTAGAGGCTGTCTTCAGTTTGACCTCCACAAAATCACCATGTCCGAGGTCATGTTTTAGATGCACTTGTAGATGCATAAATGGGTCCCCTGCGTATATATTTACATGTAGGTTTTACATGTAGGGGtctgttttcactttttaagTTTTGCTCAGAAGCCTCTCTTCTTCAGAGCCAAAATCCAGGAACTTTGACTGCTGAAAGCTCTTCTCTTTTAGGAGTGTGTGGTGTACATTTCCAACTAAACTTCATGTTAAAGTGCATTTTCTCTTACTTTGGCTTTAATAAGCGTAGGAAGAATGTCTTCTTTAGTATGTATGTGTCGTTCAAACAGCCTGAAAGTTGAGCATTTCAGAATGGAGGATTGGTTCTGTCTCCCTTTACGAGACTGCAGTTTTCTAACATGACTGCAGAAATGTGTGGCTGGGTTAAGCAGTGCAATGGGAGGGGTAGTAAAATTATTTGAGAAGAAGGGTCATAAGATGAGGACTCCTGTTTAGGAAGATGACTAAAGATATACAGGAGAGGGCTGGTTTAATCGATGCTGGGAATCTGTGGCTTTACTGTACATTGTGCAGGCAGACTGTTCTGGGTCTGACTTCTCTCTTTAGTGTTATTACATAAAGTCATGCTGTAATGTAGGCGCTGGTACTGCTGTAAGTTAGTCTTATTTGCATACAGTTATATGCTTAACTAAAGGTGTTGTTTCAAGTAAATCAGTACAGTGCACAAACCACCTCCTGAAAGAACGAAAAACATACCAGTGATTTAGGTAGACACTGATGGATGAAAGATGTTTCTGTAGATATGGACTCCAAAACAGTCTGAAAGGTATTTTTAGCAGGAAGGAGGCAGCACTTTCTAATGTCTTAAGGTGgcgtgttttggtttgttgttttttttttttgttatgttttggggtggtttttttttttgggggggggggtgtttgggttgtttgttgtggtgcttttttgtctttattttaacCAAGACTCTTTAAATTCCTCAGGCTTTATGCACACATAAAGGGGGAGAAGTAGTAGGTAGCCTTCCAATTAATAAGAATTCACAGATTGGTAATATTAAACTCATATTTTTCTGAACAAGAATTAAAGTTCTGGTAAAACTAAAGGCTTGGCATATTCATTATGTCAATGAGTAAGCTATACTTTCTCTTCAGGTACATACGAGGGTTTTGAAAACCTGGCCTTACTCTCCTACAGGTTTAGACCTGTGTTCTGGTGAAAGTATGGTCAGCTAGAGTGTTTGCAGAGAAGGCAGCTGCAGTCTGTTAttgctgttttcagaagttGAATACTTTATGGTATGGGCTGTGAATAATTTCCTAAGTAGAAGTTACATGACAACATTGTGGTTATCCTTCTGTCTGGTTGTATGTGCATCTATGGTGGGTCTCTTGCACCCTGGAAGGGTGTCAACATCTCACCAACAAGGCTTAATTTGGAATAGCAACCACTTTCAGTTTACCTTCTGGGGAGGGATAAAGCAACTTGATTTTAAATGGAGAGTGGATTTCTTAACTTTCGAAGTGTGCTAGCAGTTCTATATGAGTTGCTGCAACTGCTTATGATCTgactatgtatttttaattgtgGTTTACATGACAAACTACTGAGAGGGACAAATAGCTTCGAAAGCACAACTCTGAATATTAAGTATTTAGTGATGTGataaattagaaagaaaactgcctttttttagTCCAAATTTGTCAGTGCTTGTGGTCAGTTTAACTATCTTGTTATTAATGCTgttctattttgttttaaacacaaTAATGTAAAATACTTCACAAAAATGTGGTGATTGCCAGGGCTGACCCTGCTTTTTGAGCTCTaaattaatgagaaataatTGAGTGTCTGCATTCTATTTTATGGTCTCTTTGACAATAAGAAAGTATTAGGTGTTTGTTTAAACTCTGTTGCTATCAGGGAATGAATAAAAAGTCTTACTATTCTGCAGAATTATTCCCCATTTGATTTATGGCAGCattctgtaattattttgaTCACTCTGACTTCACTAGAGTTGCATGTGAACATAAAAGAGTCTTAAGTCgtatttttttcatagcaaCTGCAGTAATGTGAACCTCATGCATGTGCTTAGGATACAAGACCAGTGAACGCTATTTTGTTGGCTAGTTACAGTTTGCGTGGGCATCAGTGTTATGTGTTCGCTTGAGAAGACACAGAACTTAAGAGCAGGGGTTGGGGGTGAGAGGTAGCAGAGGTGTACTGCTGCTGACATCTCTCTGTACAGCTGAAATGTGCATGGCTTTGTTTTTGCTAACAAAGCATGTGAGCCAAAGAGTGTATATCCAGTCCCTATGCCTCACACTTGAATCATTGTTATGGTGAGATCAAATATAAACATTTCTTGACTGTTTATTctaacacagatttttttaaaaaggttgATAGTGGCTGGAAGATGTAAATGCTTTTTTGGATATACAGTGTCATAGCTCGAGCTGTATTGCAATAAAAGCATGTTATCAAAAAGTGGTGTTATTACTTAGAAAACTGATAAATGTGCTTCACATAGAAGTTAAAACCTTCTAAATCTCCTAGTATTAATTTTTGTGCTAGTGCAGCTGCTTAGTTGGGGCCTCAGGTAAAATCTCTTTCAGGGACTCTTCTCACATTTAATTTTTGTCCACTGTCTTCAAATAGAAAAGCTCACAATCTTGTTCCATTACCTTGTATTGTATAACAGTGATTTGCATACTCTTTGATGCTTCCCAGGGCTGAATTTGCAAGTATGTAAAATGTGTGACCTAgtttgtatgattttttttaataatgaatgcACAAATAAACTGATGTGGATTAGAAGGGTGGGTTGGATGGTTAGGGTGTGAAAGCCATGAAGATAAACCAGTCAGTTTACGCTGCCTGCAAATAATAATTCTTATTCTCTTAAGCATGAATATTTGCTGCATCATATTCCAGTGAAGGAAGGTGGAGGAGGATAGGGTGTGCAACATATTGGTCTGACTTGAATAAAGAAGCATGAATTTACAACacatgtgatttttatttccaaacagATTTCCTTAGACTTGTCAGGGGCAGTGAAGTATGAATACATTAAGGGTTTAAGTAAATCTGCAGCACAGACATCTGAGAAGCTTGCTGCGTAATTTAACTGAAAATCTAAGGATGAGCTTTCACAAGATGGCTGAGCCAAACTAATGGCTTGCTGATGCCTAAAGGGACAGTTGCTCTGTTCCTTCTGAGTCCTGCTCCTACATATCCAGTGTTGCCTCTTCCTTTATGGTGACTCTGGCATCATCTTGATGATTCAAATCAttttatgtgtttaaaaaaaaaaaaaagagaaaaaaaaaaagcaccaaccaagaaacccccaaacctaATcaatttgtttttgtttccacATCTCCAATGGAGAAGTGGAGTGTCAGCCAGGACTTTATGGCCAGCAGGTAGGGATCTAGGGAGTGCCACTGTCCTGGACTCGTTGAACTTCTCGTTGCCTTGGTAATCACAGCTATTCAGATGTGTGCCAGTTAACAAGTCCTCTTTCAGACTGATTTCATACATACTTAGACAAGAGGTGTTTGTCAGAACCATGAATGATAGTGGAATATGagtttttttcaagtaaaacagctgaaaatacttttaaaatatcaaaagTGTAGTTCAGCTAGTAGCAGTGTCCTTGTTTAAGCTGGATGAAAACAATACAAATTTTACTTGACACACAGAAAAGTCACCTTCTATATGTGTATTTTTGTCATCTTAGCATCATTTGGGCTATTATTTAACACTTTCCAATAGAATGTTTAAACAAGATGTTTAAGAAGTCattctgatttgttttgttttcctttttagaacTGAAGGAAGGCCATCATGGGAGCATTTTTAGACAAGCCAAAGATGGAGAAGCATAATGCCCAGGGGCAAGGGAATGGGCTTCGTTATGGTCTGAGTAGTATGCAAGGCTGGCGAGTTGAAATGGAGGATGCACATACAGCTGTGATTGGTTTGCCAAATGGACTTGATGGATGGTCATTTTTTGCTGTATATGATGGCCACGCTGGATCACAGGTTGCCAAGTACTGCTGTGAGCATTTATTAGATCACATCACAAGCAACCAGGATTTTAAAGGGCCAGATGGGCCTCCATCTGTGGAAAGTGTAAAGAGTGGCATCAGAACAGGTTTTCTGCAAATTGATGAACACATGAGAGTCATCTCTGAGAAGAAACATGGTGCAGACAGAAGTGGGTCAACAGCTGTGGGTGTCATGATTTCTCCCCAGCATACATACTTCATCAACTGTGGAGACTCAAGAGGTTTACTTTGTAGAAACAGGAAGGTTCACTTCTTCACACAGGATCACAAACCAAGTAATCCGCTGGAGAAAGAGCGTATACAGAATGCAGGTGGCTCTGTAATGATTCAGCGTGTGAACGGCTCCCTTGCAGTTTCAAGGGCACTTGGGGACTTTGATTATAAGTGTGTCCATGGGAAAGGTCCTACAGAACAGCTAGTCTCACCTGAGCCTGAAGTTTATGAAATTGAGAGATCAGAAGAAGATGATCAGTTCATCATACTGGCTTGCGATGGTATCTGGGATGTTATGGGAAATGaagagctgtgtgactttgtaaGATCCAGACTTGAAGTCACTGATGACCTTGAGAAAGTTTGCAATGAGATAGTTGACACCTGCTTGTACAAGGTAGCCAGACTTGAGAGAAGAAGTTTACTGTGTTTTCACTATTAGAAGTTTATGAACAAGTTCGGAATAAGTGTTGAGTCCAGTCTATAAGTATCTGATAGTTTATGTTAACATGACTTTGACAGTAATTACCATAATTTCCACAACAATGGTGATAGAGAAGAACAACAGAAACAGTACAGCATTCTGGGTGGTTTTGCTTAATGAGTGTAAAATCATGTGCAGTTACATTGTGATCACTGGGAAACTAAAAGCTTTTGGCAATTTATGGGCAAACCAAGGACAATAActgtccttttctgtttcacagcatACTTTAAGCTTAACTCTTAAGAATTAAGCAGGCTAGAGAATatactttttcttcctaatcTTCCCCTCCTTTCTTGGGCATATACTAGTAACATTACTGGCATAACTACAGCAGTATAAATGCAGAATGAATGAACCTTGACTTCATATTTTGCAGTTTAAAGTTTTTTCTTGACCATATGAAGATCTGATTTCCTAAGTTAGTTTTTATTCTGGTTTAatgactattttttttattcagcttCGTGTGGTACAACTCTAAAACTCGCTCAGGTAGAAGATGATGGAAAGGTTTTATTTAACACATCTGTGTAATTTTGTCTACAATAACTTAATACTTTGTATTAGCAAGTTGCAGGATGGTGCAGTTACAGAGTTTCATAGCTTGACATctgattttccaaag
The Lathamus discolor isolate bLatDis1 chromosome 6, bLatDis1.hap1, whole genome shotgun sequence DNA segment above includes these coding regions:
- the PPM1A gene encoding protein phosphatase 1A; protein product: MGAFLDKPKMEKHNAQGQGNGLRYGLSSMQGWRVEMEDAHTAVIGLPNGLDGWSFFAVYDGHAGSQVAKYCCEHLLDHITSNQDFKGPDGPPSVESVKSGIRTGFLQIDEHMRVISEKKHGADRSGSTAVGVMISPQHTYFINCGDSRGLLCRNRKVHFFTQDHKPSNPLEKERIQNAGGSVMIQRVNGSLAVSRALGDFDYKCVHGKGPTEQLVSPEPEVYEIERSEEDDQFIILACDGIWDVMGNEELCDFVRSRLEVTDDLEKVCNEIVDTCLYKGSRDNMSVILICFPNAPKVSPEAVKREAELDKYLESRVEEIIKKQGEGVPDLVHVMRTLATESIPNLPPGGELASKRSVIEAVYNRLNPYRNDDTDSASTDDMW